Proteins co-encoded in one Inmirania thermothiophila genomic window:
- a CDS encoding TRAP transporter large permease, whose product MEWFNPDWLGPIMFFGALVLIFTGYPVAFALSGTALVFALVGMKLELLDFALLQALPQRIFGVMQSYTLLAVPFFILMGTILERTGLAEDLLRTMGIAFGRLRGGLGLSVVIVGTLLAAATGVVGATVVAMGLIALPVMLQYGYSRSLATGVICASGTLGQVIPPSIVLIVLADQLGVSVGDLFVGSLVPGLMLAAMYAVYVAAVALLRPQAAPAMPAEARDLGGWALWGQILKVMMPPLVLIVVVLGSIFIGWATPTEAGAFGALGAMLLAFANRRLTFRSVLESMDSTARLTSMVLFILVGSQMFSLVFRGLYGDLWVEELLTNLPGGEIGFLVLTNLAVFVLGFFIDFFEIAFIIVPLLAPVAGRILAPLFPEFDEPARMALVWFGVMIGMNLQTSFLTPPFGFSLFYLRGVAPPQVSTGDIYRGAVPFIVIQLLGLLAIVWEPRLVTKLLELGVGSQY is encoded by the coding sequence ATGGAGTGGTTCAACCCCGACTGGCTCGGGCCCATCATGTTCTTCGGGGCCCTGGTGCTCATCTTCACCGGCTATCCCGTCGCCTTCGCCCTCTCCGGCACGGCGCTGGTCTTCGCCCTCGTCGGGATGAAGCTGGAGCTGCTGGACTTCGCCCTCCTGCAGGCCCTGCCCCAGCGCATCTTCGGCGTCATGCAGAGCTACACCCTGCTCGCGGTGCCCTTCTTCATCCTCATGGGCACCATCCTCGAGCGCACCGGGCTGGCGGAGGACCTGCTGCGCACCATGGGGATCGCCTTCGGGCGCCTGCGCGGCGGGCTCGGGCTGTCGGTGGTGATCGTGGGCACGCTGCTTGCCGCGGCCACGGGCGTGGTCGGGGCGACGGTGGTGGCCATGGGCCTCATCGCCCTGCCGGTGATGCTCCAGTACGGCTACTCGCGCTCCCTCGCCACCGGCGTCATCTGCGCCTCGGGGACGCTGGGGCAGGTGATCCCGCCGAGCATCGTGCTCATCGTCCTCGCCGACCAGCTCGGCGTCTCCGTGGGCGACCTCTTCGTGGGCTCGCTGGTCCCGGGGCTGATGCTCGCGGCCATGTACGCGGTCTACGTGGCGGCGGTGGCGCTGCTGCGCCCGCAGGCCGCGCCGGCGATGCCCGCGGAGGCACGCGACCTGGGCGGCTGGGCCCTGTGGGGCCAGATCCTCAAGGTCATGATGCCGCCGCTGGTGCTGATCGTGGTGGTCCTCGGCAGCATCTTCATCGGCTGGGCCACCCCCACCGAGGCCGGCGCCTTCGGCGCCCTGGGGGCGATGCTGCTCGCCTTCGCCAACCGCCGCCTGACCTTCCGCTCCGTGCTGGAGAGCATGGACAGCACCGCGCGCTTGACCAGCATGGTGCTGTTCATCCTCGTCGGCTCGCAGATGTTCTCCCTGGTCTTCCGCGGCCTCTACGGCGACCTCTGGGTGGAGGAGCTGCTGACCAACCTGCCGGGGGGCGAGATCGGGTTCCTGGTCCTCACCAACCTCGCCGTCTTCGTCCTCGGCTTCTTCATCGACTTCTTCGAGATCGCCTTCATCATCGTGCCGCTGCTGGCGCCGGTGGCCGGGCGCATCCTCGCGCCGCTCTTTCCCGAGTTCGACGAGCCGGCGCGCATGGCCCTGGTCTGGTTCGGGGTCATGATCGGCATGAACCTGCAGACCTCGTTCCTGACCCCGCCCTTCGGCTTCTCTCTCTTCTACCTGCGCGGCGTCGCCCCGCCCCAGGTGAGCACCGGCGACATCTACCGCGGCGCGGTGCCCTTCATCGTGATCCAGCTCCTGGGGCTGCTCGCCATCGTGTGGGAGCCGCGGCTGGTGACGAAGCTGCTGGAGCTGGGCGTCGGCTCGCAGTACTGA
- a CDS encoding fructosamine kinase family protein: MSGGFWGGVEAAIAAAAGRPFRIGRRREVGGGCIHRAAVVEGEGGRWFVKRNRAAALPQFEAEADGLAALAAAGALRVPRPLTWGEACGEAYLVMEYLPLGRAGPQAEEALGRGLAALHRCAGEAFGWHRDNFIGATPQPNPRERRWAVFFREQRIAHQLRLARERGAPGGLLRRGEALLAAIPALLAGHDPVPSLIHGDLWGGNWAADEDGRPVIFDPAVYHGDREADLAMTELFGGFGPRFHAAYREAWPLDAGYGVRRTLYNLYHVLNHFNLFGGGYAAQAEAMMERLLAEVRG; the protein is encoded by the coding sequence GTGAGCGGGGGGTTCTGGGGCGGGGTGGAGGCGGCGATCGCCGCCGCCGCGGGGCGGCCCTTCCGCATCGGCCGCCGCCGCGAGGTGGGCGGCGGCTGCATCCATCGGGCCGCGGTGGTGGAGGGCGAGGGCGGCCGCTGGTTCGTCAAGCGCAACCGCGCCGCCGCCCTGCCGCAGTTCGAGGCCGAGGCCGACGGGCTCGCCGCCCTCGCCGCCGCCGGCGCCCTGCGCGTGCCGCGGCCCCTCACCTGGGGCGAGGCCTGCGGCGAGGCCTACCTGGTGATGGAATACCTGCCCTTGGGGCGGGCCGGGCCGCAGGCCGAGGAGGCGCTGGGGCGGGGCCTCGCCGCCCTCCACCGCTGCGCCGGCGAGGCCTTCGGCTGGCATCGCGACAACTTCATCGGGGCGACGCCCCAGCCCAACCCGCGCGAGCGCCGCTGGGCCGTCTTCTTCCGCGAGCAGCGCATCGCGCACCAGCTCCGCCTCGCGCGCGAGCGCGGCGCCCCGGGCGGGCTGCTGCGCCGCGGCGAGGCGCTCCTCGCCGCGATCCCGGCCCTGCTCGCCGGGCACGACCCCGTCCCCTCCCTGATCCACGGCGACCTCTGGGGCGGCAACTGGGCCGCCGACGAGGACGGCCGCCCCGTGATCTTCGATCCCGCCGTCTACCACGGCGACCGCGAGGCCGACCTCGCCATGACCGAGCTCTTCGGCGGCTTCGGCCCGCGCTTCCATGCCGCCTACCGGGAGGCCTGGCCCCTCGATGCCGGCTACGGGGTCCGGCGCACCCTCTACAACCTCTACCACGTGCTCAACCACTTCAACCTCTTCGGCGGCGGCTACGCGGCCCAGGCCGAGGCCATGATGGAGCGGCTCCTGGCCGAGGTCCGGGGGTGA
- the uvrD gene encoding DNA helicase II translates to MDVTDLLEPLNPAQREAVTAPAGPTLVLAGAGSGKTRVLAHRVAWLIRVEGASPLGLMAVTFTNKAAAEMRGRIEALTRFPARGMWVGTFHGLAHRLLRAHWREAALPEDFQILDADDQQRLLRRVIRGLGLDEARWPPRRVQWHIQSRKDEGARPQPPDQAPDPHAAQLERIYAAYEAECARAGLVDFGELLLRAYELLARDEDLLAHYRRRFGHVLVDEFQDTNTIQYHWLRLLAGRAGSLFVVGDDDQSIYRWRGARIENIRRFPEDFPGARVYRLEQNYRSTQVILDAANALIANNRGRLGKRLWTAGERGEPLRLFRAADEREEARFVAETVAAELAAGASPSDFAVLYRSNAQSRVIEEALLRAGIPYRVYGGLRFFERAEIKDALAYLRLVANRDDDASFERVVNLPPRGIGARTLEALRARARSAGTSLWRAAQDLLARGELAARAAPAVAAFLELVETLAADLDGADLETAVRRTVEASGLAEHHAREPGERGRARLENLEELANAARQFEAELAEAEPELAPLPAFLAHAALEAGEAQGAAAGPAVQLMTLHAAKGLEFPVVFLCGMEEGLFPHELSMGEEEALEEERRLAYVGITRARRRLYLCHAQHRRLHGQERFGIRSRFIDEIPPELVAPVGGRGPQAEAAATASAAQGLLGRRVRHPRFGEGIVVEQEGQGEHARVQVRFDTVGTKWLALAYARLQCLG, encoded by the coding sequence ATGGACGTCACCGATCTGCTCGAGCCCCTCAATCCGGCCCAGCGCGAGGCGGTCACCGCGCCCGCCGGCCCGACCCTGGTCCTGGCCGGCGCAGGCAGCGGCAAGACCCGGGTGCTGGCCCACCGCGTCGCCTGGCTGATCCGCGTCGAGGGGGCCTCGCCCCTCGGGCTCATGGCGGTGACCTTCACCAACAAGGCGGCGGCGGAGATGCGCGGGCGCATCGAGGCGCTCACGCGCTTCCCCGCGCGCGGCATGTGGGTGGGGACCTTCCACGGGCTCGCCCACCGGCTGCTGCGCGCCCACTGGCGCGAGGCCGCGCTGCCCGAGGACTTCCAGATCCTCGACGCCGACGACCAGCAGCGCCTGCTGCGGCGCGTCATCCGCGGCCTCGGCCTCGACGAGGCGCGCTGGCCGCCGCGGCGCGTCCAGTGGCACATCCAGTCGCGCAAGGACGAGGGGGCGCGCCCGCAGCCCCCCGACCAGGCGCCGGATCCCCACGCCGCGCAGCTCGAGCGCATCTACGCCGCCTACGAGGCCGAATGCGCCCGCGCCGGCCTCGTGGACTTCGGCGAGCTGCTGCTGCGCGCCTACGAGCTGCTGGCGCGCGACGAGGACCTGCTCGCCCACTACCGCCGCCGCTTCGGCCACGTCCTCGTCGACGAGTTCCAGGACACCAACACCATCCAGTACCACTGGCTGCGCCTGCTCGCAGGGCGTGCCGGCAGCCTCTTCGTGGTGGGCGACGACGACCAGTCCATCTACCGCTGGCGCGGCGCTCGCATCGAGAACATCCGCCGTTTCCCCGAGGACTTCCCCGGCGCCCGCGTCTATCGCCTGGAGCAGAACTACCGCTCGACGCAGGTCATCCTCGACGCCGCCAACGCCCTCATCGCGAACAACCGCGGCCGCCTCGGCAAGCGGCTCTGGACCGCAGGGGAGCGGGGCGAGCCGCTGCGCCTCTTTCGCGCCGCCGACGAGCGCGAGGAGGCCCGCTTCGTCGCCGAGACCGTCGCCGCCGAGCTGGCCGCCGGCGCGAGCCCCTCGGACTTCGCCGTCCTCTACCGCTCCAACGCCCAGTCGCGGGTGATCGAGGAGGCCCTGCTGCGGGCCGGCATCCCCTACCGCGTCTACGGCGGCCTGCGCTTCTTCGAGCGCGCCGAGATCAAGGACGCCCTGGCCTACCTGCGCCTCGTCGCCAACCGCGACGACGACGCCTCCTTCGAGCGCGTGGTGAACCTGCCGCCGCGCGGCATCGGCGCCCGCACCCTGGAGGCGCTGCGGGCCCGCGCCCGAAGCGCGGGGACCTCCCTGTGGCGGGCGGCGCAGGACCTGCTCGCACGGGGGGAGCTCGCGGCCCGCGCCGCCCCCGCCGTGGCCGCCTTCCTGGAGCTGGTGGAGACGCTGGCCGCGGACCTCGACGGCGCCGACCTCGAGACCGCGGTCCGGCGCACGGTGGAGGCGAGCGGCCTCGCCGAGCACCACGCCCGCGAGCCCGGCGAGCGCGGCCGCGCGCGCCTGGAGAACCTGGAGGAGCTCGCCAACGCGGCGCGCCAGTTCGAGGCCGAGCTCGCCGAGGCCGAGCCGGAGCTCGCGCCGCTGCCCGCCTTCCTCGCCCACGCCGCGCTGGAGGCGGGGGAGGCGCAGGGGGCGGCGGCGGGCCCCGCGGTGCAGCTCATGACCCTGCACGCGGCCAAGGGGCTCGAGTTCCCGGTGGTCTTCCTTTGCGGCATGGAGGAGGGGCTCTTTCCCCACGAGCTCTCCATGGGCGAGGAGGAGGCGCTGGAGGAGGAGCGGCGCCTGGCCTATGTGGGCATCACGCGGGCGCGGCGGCGGCTCTACCTCTGCCACGCCCAGCACCGGCGCCTGCACGGCCAGGAGCGGTTCGGCATCCGCTCGCGCTTCATCGACGAGATCCCGCCGGAACTCGTCGCCCCGGTGGGCGGCCGCGGCCCGCAGGCCGAGGCAGCGGCCACCGCCTCGGCCGCGCAGGGGCTGCTCGGGCGGCGCGTGCGCCACCCCCGCTTCGGCGAGGGCATCGTCGTCGAGCAGGAGGGCCAGGGCGAGCACGCACGCGTGCAGGTGCGCTTCGACACCGTCGGGACCAAGTGGCTCGCCCTCGCCTACGCGCGCCTGCAGTGCCTCGGCTGA
- a CDS encoding cytochrome c3 family protein — MRTGRRNVVVVAAAAAVLVAAGIARGATAFTNQGGIVNTRHNLAQSTIPAKNAMDPYRNDYGEVCVYCHTPHGSNSRLDAPLWNRTFNGNTYTTYDTLGTATLTSDVQQPGINSLTCLSCHDGTVAVDSIINMPGSGRYSATQETSQDGAFLDAWAGSGIGTASALHWTLNADTSKGFAEDSSCLVCHSTSGFVPSAPFDVFAIGTDLTNDHPVGIALPASRIGVDFFDPSGSFRGMRFYDKDGDGRPDSNEVRFYPDGSGTVRVECASCHDPHGVPSTGNFGDTINPTFLRVNNQGSQLCLTCHNF; from the coding sequence ATGCGGACGGGGAGGCGCAACGTCGTAGTCGTCGCGGCTGCCGCGGCGGTGCTGGTCGCGGCCGGGATCGCCCGCGGCGCAACGGCCTTCACCAACCAGGGCGGCATCGTCAACACCCGCCACAACCTGGCTCAGAGCACGATCCCTGCCAAGAACGCGATGGATCCCTATCGCAACGACTACGGCGAGGTCTGCGTCTACTGCCACACCCCCCACGGCTCCAACAGCCGGCTCGACGCGCCGCTCTGGAACCGCACCTTCAATGGCAACACCTACACCACCTACGACACCCTGGGGACCGCCACCCTGACCTCCGACGTGCAGCAGCCGGGGATCAACTCGCTGACCTGCCTGTCCTGCCACGACGGCACCGTGGCGGTGGACTCCATCATCAACATGCCGGGCTCGGGCCGCTACAGCGCGACCCAGGAGACGTCGCAGGACGGGGCCTTCCTGGACGCCTGGGCGGGGAGCGGCATCGGCACCGCGAGTGCGTTGCACTGGACCCTGAACGCGGACACCAGCAAGGGCTTCGCCGAGGACTCCTCGTGCCTGGTCTGCCACAGCACCAGCGGCTTCGTCCCGAGCGCGCCGTTCGACGTCTTCGCCATCGGCACGGATCTCACCAACGACCATCCGGTGGGCATCGCCCTGCCCGCCAGCCGCATCGGCGTCGACTTCTTCGATCCGAGCGGGAGCTTCCGGGGCATGCGCTTCTACGACAAGGACGGCGACGGGCGCCCCGACAGCAACGAGGTGCGCTTCTACCCGGACGGCAGCGGAACGGTGCGGGTGGAGTGCGCCTCCTGCCACGACCCGCACGGCGTGCCCTCCACCGGCAACTTCGGCGACACCATCAACCCGACCTTCCTGCGCGTGAACAACCAGGGCAGCCAGCTCTGCCTCACCTGCCACAACTTCTGA
- a CDS encoding TRAP transporter small permease subunit — MKALLRLSGWIDAVNDQVGRLVSWLVLLMTLLGVYNAVTRKLSRAIGMDLSSNAYIEAQWYMFSLVFLWAAGYALRHGVHVRVDLFYGRASPRTQAWIDILGTALFLIPFCLLLLWVSVPYAWESWAILEQSADPGGLPRYWIKSAIPVTGVLLLAQAVSELVRNIAFLRGHLSAEELEEHGEGGL, encoded by the coding sequence ATGAAGGCACTGTTGCGCCTGTCCGGCTGGATCGACGCGGTCAACGATCAAGTCGGCCGCCTCGTCTCCTGGCTCGTCCTCCTCATGACCCTGCTCGGGGTCTACAACGCGGTCACCCGCAAGCTCAGCCGCGCCATCGGCATGGACCTCAGCTCCAACGCCTACATCGAGGCCCAGTGGTACATGTTCAGCCTCGTCTTCCTGTGGGCGGCGGGCTATGCCCTGCGCCACGGCGTCCACGTGCGGGTGGACCTCTTCTACGGGCGCGCCTCGCCCCGCACCCAGGCCTGGATCGACATCCTGGGCACGGCGCTGTTCCTGATCCCGTTTTGCCTGCTGCTTCTGTGGGTGAGCGTGCCCTATGCGTGGGAGTCGTGGGCGATCCTGGAGCAGTCGGCGGACCCCGGCGGGCTGCCCCGCTACTGGATCAAGAGCGCCATCCCCGTCACCGGTGTGCTGCTGCTTGCGCAGGCGGTGAGCGAGCTGGTGCGCAACATCGCCTTCCTGCGCGGCCACCTCTCCGCCGAGGAGCTGGAGGAGCACGGCGAGGGGGGCCTCTGA
- a CDS encoding class I SAM-dependent methyltransferase yields MERHRHWEQVYAERGPDRVSWYRPRLETSLGLIARAALPPEAPIVDVGGGASTLVDALLAEGRRDLTVVDLSPRALATARARLGEAGRAVCWVCADLLRWPLRRGFALWHDRAVLHFLTDEAERARYREVLAQAVVPGGWAVIATFAHDGPERCSGLPVRRHAPEEIAALAGPEWSLEAAERELHLTPAGAAQPFAYALLRRRR; encoded by the coding sequence ATGGAACGCCATCGCCACTGGGAGCAGGTCTATGCCGAGCGCGGCCCGGACCGGGTGAGCTGGTACCGGCCGCGCCTGGAGACCTCGCTGGGGTTGATCGCGCGGGCGGCGCTGCCCCCCGAGGCCCCCATCGTGGACGTGGGCGGCGGCGCCTCCACCCTGGTGGACGCCCTCCTCGCGGAGGGCCGGCGCGACCTCACCGTGGTGGACCTCTCGCCGCGGGCCCTGGCCACGGCGCGCGCCCGCCTCGGCGAGGCCGGGCGGGCGGTCTGCTGGGTGTGCGCCGATCTGCTGCGCTGGCCGCTGCGGCGCGGCTTCGCCCTCTGGCACGACCGCGCGGTGCTGCACTTCCTCACCGACGAGGCCGAGCGGGCGCGCTACCGCGAGGTCCTGGCGCAGGCGGTGGTGCCGGGCGGCTGGGCGGTGATCGCCACCTTCGCCCACGACGGGCCGGAGCGCTGCAGCGGCCTGCCGGTGCGGCGCCACGCGCCGGAGGAGATCGCGGCGCTGGCGGGGCCGGAGTGGAGCCTGGAGGCGGCCGAGCGCGAGCTCCACCTCACCCCCGCCGGGGCGGCACAGCCCTTCGCCTACGCGCTGCTGCGGCGACGGCGGTGA
- a CDS encoding TRAP transporter substrate-binding protein, which produces MKRRDFIKKVGAGTVAAGAAITGAPAVHAAKRVRWRMATSWPKALDTIYGGAQTVADRVKAMSGGRFEIIPYAGGELVGGLEVFDAVSRGTVEAGHTASYYYIGKHPAFQFDTTVPFGLNYRQQNAWLYNGGGLELMRKLYAEFNIINFPAGNTGVQMGGWFRREVNTVDDLRGLKMRIPGFGGKVMARLGVTVQVLAGGDIYPALERGVIDATEWVGPYDDEKLGFYKVAKYYYYPGWWEPAPTLSVYVNTKAWEGLPKEYQEMLVTACAQANLDMQVDYDAKNPAALKRLLDKGVQLRPYSKEILAAAKREADGLLEELAGKDARFKEILENWNKFRADSNRWFSTAELGFGEFLFRQG; this is translated from the coding sequence ATGAAGCGTCGCGACTTCATCAAGAAGGTCGGTGCCGGCACCGTCGCCGCCGGCGCGGCGATCACGGGGGCGCCCGCGGTCCATGCGGCCAAGCGCGTGCGCTGGCGCATGGCGACGAGCTGGCCGAAGGCCCTCGACACCATCTACGGCGGCGCGCAGACCGTGGCCGACCGCGTCAAGGCCATGAGCGGCGGCCGGTTCGAGATCATCCCCTATGCCGGCGGCGAGCTGGTGGGCGGTCTCGAGGTCTTCGACGCCGTCTCCCGCGGCACGGTGGAGGCCGGGCACACGGCCTCGTACTACTACATCGGCAAGCATCCGGCCTTCCAGTTCGATACCACCGTACCCTTCGGCCTCAACTACCGCCAGCAGAACGCCTGGCTCTACAACGGCGGCGGCCTGGAGCTGATGCGCAAGCTCTACGCCGAGTTCAACATCATCAACTTCCCCGCCGGCAACACGGGCGTGCAGATGGGCGGCTGGTTCCGCCGCGAGGTCAACACCGTCGACGACCTCAGGGGCCTCAAGATGCGCATTCCCGGCTTCGGCGGCAAGGTCATGGCGCGCCTCGGCGTCACCGTGCAGGTGCTCGCCGGCGGCGACATCTACCCGGCGCTGGAGCGCGGCGTCATCGACGCCACCGAGTGGGTCGGCCCCTACGACGACGAGAAGCTCGGCTTCTACAAGGTGGCCAAGTACTACTACTACCCGGGCTGGTGGGAGCCGGCGCCGACCCTGAGCGTCTACGTCAACACCAAGGCGTGGGAGGGGCTGCCGAAGGAGTACCAGGAGATGCTGGTGACCGCCTGCGCCCAGGCCAACCTCGACATGCAGGTGGACTACGACGCCAAGAACCCGGCCGCGCTCAAGCGGCTCCTGGACAAGGGCGTGCAGCTGCGGCCCTATTCCAAGGAGATCCTCGCCGCGGCCAAGCGCGAGGCCGACGGGCTGCTCGAGGAGCTGGCCGGCAAGGACGCGCGGTTCAAGGAGATCCTGGAGAACTGGAACAAGTTCCGGGCCGACTCCAACCGCTGGTTCAGCACCGCCGAGCTCGGCTTCGGCGAGTTCCTCTTCCGCCAGGGCTGA